In the Grimontia kaedaensis genome, one interval contains:
- a CDS encoding MSHA biogenesis protein MshK yields the protein MKLLNSVLIMFSLLLPITSLAESDPTAPLGFTPSSQPAKKKVYRLPKLDAILCASDGSCSAVMNGKSVGKGQSINGYVVSQINEERVTLSRGGKRWALTVFNEQVVQ from the coding sequence ATGAAATTACTGAATAGCGTTCTGATTATGTTTTCGCTGTTGCTGCCGATAACGTCTTTAGCAGAGAGTGATCCGACAGCGCCACTGGGCTTTACGCCCTCCTCTCAGCCAGCAAAGAAAAAGGTATATCGCTTGCCAAAACTGGACGCGATTTTGTGTGCTAGCGATGGCAGTTGTTCTGCCGTGATGAATGGCAAGAGCGTGGGGAAAGGCCAAAGCATCAATGGCTACGTTGTCAGCCAAATCAATGAAGAGCGCGTAACGCTAAGCCGTGGTGGCAAGCGTTGGGCATTGACCGTATTTAACGAGCAGGTAGTACAGTGA
- the pilO gene encoding type 4a pilus biogenesis protein PilO — MNALLTRGKDAFDALSVREQWMIALAGWMAILGLGLLLFIEPVSKTLGQLETQILQSERTTEDLVTLNRLKQEKLHTSPNTELEAELATLNQDISALDSEMERKVDGLVTAAQMSSLMEAVLRQSERLTLVSMNSLPPQQLTDTEDAGYYIHPVEITLEGRYFDIVDYLSALEALPVKYYWQSVDYSVKEYPKAEVTIEVYTLGESAVFIGGKNEITE; from the coding sequence ATGAATGCACTACTCACCCGCGGTAAAGACGCGTTTGATGCACTGAGCGTCCGTGAACAGTGGATGATTGCACTGGCAGGCTGGATGGCGATTCTTGGCTTGGGTTTGCTCCTCTTTATTGAGCCTGTAAGTAAGACGCTGGGCCAGCTAGAAACGCAGATTCTTCAGTCAGAGCGCACGACCGAAGACTTGGTGACACTCAATCGTCTGAAGCAGGAAAAGCTGCACACCTCACCGAACACTGAGCTTGAAGCTGAGCTGGCAACACTCAATCAAGACATTTCAGCGCTTGATAGCGAAATGGAGCGTAAGGTGGATGGTTTGGTTACTGCGGCCCAAATGTCTTCATTGATGGAAGCCGTGCTGAGACAGTCTGAGCGTTTGACGCTGGTATCAATGAACTCCTTGCCACCGCAACAACTGACAGACACTGAGGATGCGGGTTACTACATCCATCCTGTCGAAATCACGCTGGAAGGGCGTTACTTCGATATTGTCGATTACCTGAGTGCGCTGGAGGCCTTGCCCGTCAAATACTACTGGCAAAGCGTGGACTACAGCGTGAAGGAATACCCGAAGGCTGAAGTCACCATTGAGGTTTATACCCTGGGTGAAAGTGCTGTGTTTATCGGGGGCAAAAATGAAATTACTGAATAG